From the Parus major isolate Abel chromosome 1A, Parus_major1.1, whole genome shotgun sequence genome, the window ATAATAAAAACTTCTGAATACTGCTCTCTTAAATGTGTGGAGGATTGCAGAATATTCAACCTGAAAGAGCTGCTGATGTATGTGGTTGTAATTGTAGAGTTCCTGATCCCTTTGATGGACTTGGCATAACCTGGAAAAGCGGTCTTGGTTATCAAGATAGCCAGGGGTGAGTGGAAGACAACCTAAGGAAGTTGAGTGCTATATGCAGTGTTTGCATGCCTCACCTGCTTCTGCACCAAGGGCAGGTGCCACATACCTGTCTTTGTTCAGTAACTTTCAGGAGACTCTCTTCCAGCTGTGTCTTCCTTGTGTTCTACTCAAGCCCCTTTATCAGCTTCTAGCAGGGCCTGGTGAGCATACAAAACTGAACTCGgagaagaaagaattaaaataaagaaaatatttcctacaGCCACATAAAAAGATTGGAATTTTAGCTCTTATAATTGCATTATTCTTTTCTAAGTGCCTAAGTATTCTTCAAACCAGTCATAAGACAGagtcaaaatatgaaaattagaAGCTTCAAAGAGTTGTTTGAAATTACTTATCTTTGAATTGACCAAGGGCTACTGATTGTAAATTGAGTCACAACTCAGATTTGTAGTACTCAATTCAGTAAGTTTTTTTGAGATTAGAGAAAATGTTGAAGCTTTTTCTGTGTGCAATTACTTAAGGACCTTTAGGTAGTCAAAGGCTTTGACTTAGACATTTGACAAATTAAAATCTTGGCAACTGACTTTTTCTCTGAACTATCTCAAAAGAGAAGTTAAGGCTCTTTCTTACATGTTGGGTTGTCCGAAATTTCTAAAAACTGCATAGTCCTAATATTGACTTGATTGATTGGGTTATTTTTCTATCCCTCACTAACCTCAGAATGGTTGGTGAGGGGTATGTGCGTGTTGAAAGGTTGGTTAAAAGATACTGGTTGATTTGTCTTTGACAAGGTTGCCACTGTGGatgtaaaatgtgttttattgctGGTAAACAGACCAAACTTACCCATACCTGCTAATCCATGAGCAGAGCCTGCTAACTGTATTCTTCCAGTAtatgaataaaacaaagaagaatGAAGCATTTAATCTGTCATGTAGTATTGATGGTTCACATGGTTCCAGCATGTTCACAAAGCTTTCTGCTCATTACTAACCATGGCTGCTTCAAATACCAGGTTCCAGTCTTATCAGACAAACCTGCTTGTAATCAGGGTATTTGATAGAGGATACTGTCCTTTTGGATTATGGGCCTAAGTATTTTGATAGACTGAGACTTAATCATTACAAATTCTTCAGGTTTTAATACAGACAGCAAGTATGATAGCCCAGTGCTACATACCTTTGCTACAGTCTCCTGCAGTTATGGATGTTTATGGGATACTAAAAAGTCTTACTTGTATGTAGGAGTCTTTTAGTGCTgaagtatataaaaaaatggaaatctcTATCTGAGTGATAAAGGACAGGATTCCTATCAAAAGCTATAGCACCTGAAGGACAGTTTGTACTGAAGTAAAACATACTTATGTAGATAAACAAACTTTAGTTTTTGGTCTGTCAGATAGGAGATATACTTGTGCTATTAACTGGGTCATTGTCTAAAGCTACAATGGCAGGATTTTATGGATACTgagttctgtgtttttaaatataaatcccctttctgtgaaatatttttctgctcagaaattgATTCTCAAACGTTTGTGTAGAATTTACATCAATTAAGCAGGTTTGGATTGTTGGTGTTATGACAAAAGCAAACATTGCTCAGAGGAGCTTTTCCTTTGAGATTTACAGTAGAATATTGAGTACTGTAGTACATCAAATTGATAGAATATTGTCAGGTAAGATTTGATTCATTGTGCCTAACAATAGCTTCTCTCCCTGTGGCCCAAGTATTGGTGAATTAAAACTTCTGAAGTTGCCTCCTAGctttcaatttttaaagtgtGGTGTATGTAATACAACAAATGGTGAAGACTACTGATGAGTTAATCCTCAGGGACAGCTGTTTGAAAGCCATCAACTTGCTCTagagtttttaattaaagaatgGAAAGTTTTCTGATGCTGAAGATTTGCTACTCTTCTGTTAAGCTGTTTGTTACAGGTTGGCTAGAGGATCAGATCCATTTAACATGCTGTCTGGAAGTTTTTCCAGAGTTTTGACACTACAGCGAGTCCCTTCACTGTAGACTGAGGGAGTAGTGTAGTTTTAATGCTTACTTGGATTACATATTACATTGCATAATGTTACTTATGTTGAACACAAGGGTTGTTGTGATCAGTTCTTTCTATCTGCTCTTGGAAAGtgcctgtttttcttctggtctgttttctgtctgttcttTTTATCAGACTTTGTGGAAAGGTTTGGGGGAAGGTACAACTTCAGGATGAAAAGGGCTTTTTAAGTCATCTCATCTTGGGTCATACAGGTGCCAAGGAAGTAGctgaagagcaggagctgctctagCAACTGAATGTTGAATGACTTTAACTGTAATACAGTCAGCACTCTGGAAGGGCACTTGGACAGCAGTTTAGATTGGTGTGCATTGAGCTGCTGTAGTTTTCTGTGTGCATTCTGGTTGCTTGTGTAGTTAAGCAGCAAGCTGGTTCAAACATCTCGTCTGGTCTATGACACTTTCCACATGTGACTCTTGGTTCTGTGACTGGTCAGTGCTTTTATAGAGAGCTCCTCTTGAGCTGCTGCAGTCCATCCTAAAATAATCTGTGATTAATCTATCATAAAATACTGAGTACTTGTTTGAACCCAAATACAAAGTGAGGTAAAACTGAAAGGAAGTCTGACTGTAATTTAAGGCAAAAGACAAAAGTAAGCTTTTGGTAAATTAATTGTTTGATATAACATGTTACTGCTAGTCTTTAGAATGGGGGGAGGATTGGCAGTCCTAATGCATCAACACCTTCAAACCCTGTTCTGGTCCattaaatttgtattaaattatATTCCCTTTTTAGCCATCAAATTACAGACTGGGTAACAGAGATGGTGTCTGAAAACGTGAATCATGCAAATTTGGAGGAAATCAGACTTACTCAATTTACTGAAATCAGATTAACCTTTCAATGTGCTCTGCTCCTGTAAAACATTTCCAGAAGTTTAAAGCAGTGTAATTCTGAAGCAGCTGGTGTGCTTATTCTGAGGCTTCTCagatcaaacaaacaaaaacacagaaccaAAAAAGAGATGAGAGTGAGTTCTGGGCTCACTTcagcaaaaaaagggaaaagttacAGATAAGGAAATACTAATGTTCCAAGATACTTAgtgataaattaaaataattgtttatgGTTCTAGTACCTTGCTAATAGTGAACTACTTTGCCTAATTCCTGCAGATTAAAAAATCTTGTTAGGCTGGTTCCTACCCAGACTTCACATACTCTTGTGAAATTCTTTGAGTTCATCTTAGGCTTATCAGTGTTGTGGATTCAGACTCTTTCTGCTCACCTCATCCTCCCCAAATCAttcaaaacaacagaaaaaagatGTAGTAAATGATTGGCTTAACCCAAATTTGTTTAGAATAGGCTGCTGGCAAACTGTAGAGAAATGACTAACTGGCTTAGTATTGACTTAGATTTCTTGCTTACAGAGTCTTTTAATCTggaaatttgtgttttattgaTTCTGATgctttattaataaattaattttaagtcaAATTATGTGTTTGGTGTGTAAAACTTAACTCTAATCTCTTTTGCTTTCTAGGCATCTTTTCTTACAAAGAAGCTAAATATTGGTGGAAAAAGAGTAAATCTTGCAATATGGGTACgtttacatttctatttttttcctccttagtTAATtagaatgtttttctgaaaaaaaatatgtcagcTTACTGTGTCACAAATGTTAGGCACTTcttaataaagtaaaatttccTAAGTATTTGGAGTTCCTTGACGTATTGTTTGCTTTGTCTTAAATGCTAAtaagtgtattttaaatgcaggaTACAGCTGGTCAAGAAAGATTTCATGCATTGGGGCCCATCTACTACAGGGACTCTAATGGCGCTATTCTAGTATATGATATAACAGATGAAGACTCTTTTCAAAAGGTACTGGGCAACTTTTACATCTAAACTGTAAACTGGTTGAGAGGTAATCTGCAATGTGTAAACAGAAGTCTTCTGGTTTCggcaatatattttatttgcaaatgtaGGTCATGTAATGGAAGTATACAGCTTATTAGTATTCCTTTGAAGACTGACTTCCCTGCTATCGGGTTCTGCTATTCAAAGAACACCAGAGAATTACCTCAGTTTCTTAGAGCACTGTGCTAAAAGGCCAAAGTTGTAGGTTTAAGCCCTATATGGGAATGTAATATGTATTAATTTAAGAATTGGACTTCataatccttgtgggtcccttccaactcagaatagTCTGTGATGTAGCTGTGCAAGTTACCTGTGACAGGCTATAAACATAAGCCTGGACTTTTGTCATGGTATGCCATACTGATCTTTACTGTATAAACCAAATtaataaaagatattaaatgACATGACCTTTTACAGATCTGAGAACTCTGAAATTGTAACACATGATAGTGGAGATATTACCTTCTTTGTGATAAGTTAGTTGTTCTTCAAGTCATCGTGAAAATGCATAATTTGATGGCTAATTATTTTATGGCTGAATTAGCTGATTAGTTTGatcaggtgattttttttgtacGCTGTGTCAATTTGTGTTCCCACTCTGTAGGATTTCAACTGAAAACTGGTGGCACTTTACTAAGCATGTTTGTCTGTGATTAGCTTTTGGCAAAACTAGTTGGACTTCTGTGTAGGGAGAAGTAAGAAATTGTGGTTTTATGGGTAAGGCTTAGGTTAGCAGGGATAGAAATAGTGTAAGGGTGTAGATCCACAACAGCTTAACTAATTTAAATAGTTTGATGTAGGGCAAGTAAAGCACTTGTGTGAGCAGTTAAACACTTCCCGCCACCTGCAGAATGGTGATGACCTGTGGATACTTCAACCTGTGCCTTTTCATGCTGAGCCCTACATAGTAAAACCCTGTGACaccaaaacatttaaatgtgcaaaaaaaaagagggaaggcTGATGGACAGAAGTTACTGCAGAAGTACTACTATATTGTGTAGCCTaacttattttcatattcttgaAGTAATTGTCTCTCTTCAAATTATTCCCTTAAAATAGCAGTTCCCAAGTCAATGCAGTGATTATACAACCTTCAAAGTGTGACAACAGATTTGATAACAGATACATTACCATCAGCTGACTTAACATGCTTGTCCAATCCATTCTCTCATGAAATAAACATCTGTTAAAATGTAACTGGAAAAACTCAGTTCAGGTACCTCTACCGTTCAAGTACCATTTGTAGTCTTTCAGTAAGTGCCTACTGATAAAAGATCTCATGTCTGACCTAAAGTGGCCTGTGCAGTGGACTTGCTGTATTGAGTGTGGTGAATTATATTTCTGGagtaattgaatttattttatctaaGTCATTTGCTCTTAATTTCACCTATGAAATAAAACCTGCTGACCAAGGGCCATATGTACCTatctaaaaaatgtttttccttccatgttgctctaaacatttttgctttaagTTTAGAATAGATGGAACGGGATGGAAACGATGGAAATAGGATGGTTCCATATTACTTAAATTAATAGTATATCAAGTGATACCAAGCTCACATCTGTTGTTTTTGCAGGTAAAAAACTGGGttaaagaattaagaaaaatgttggGAAATGAAATCTGTTTATGTATAGTAGGTAAGTATTTTTCAACCTGATTGAATGGGAAACGTCTGTTTTGATTAATAGCATCTTCCAAATGCTGCTTTGACAGCTTGTACATGTGAAAGGGTAAACCTTAtgttagatttttaaaattaaactggaGCTAGAAGTTTCAGTAGATGACATGGAGGAAAACaagagtttgaaaaaaataatctgtttaatTGCATACTATCAGAAGCGCATGCTACAGACACCTGCAGATGGTAGtttaacaaaaaatgtattatcCTTCTTTCAAGTACTCAAACTTACGGCTTTTCTCGGCGGCATAGACTAGATGCATGTCTGTTTTGATAATTAAGTGCTTGAAGGTTGGAGTCTTAAAGTTTGGATATTTCAATGCAAATGGAATGCAACAGAAATGCTGGGTGTAGATTTAAATCTGATCTAATTATTAAAAGACTTTAATGAGGTTAGATATGTGGATATTCTACAAAAATTACCTCTGTAGCACATGGAAAGTGCtaataaatcacaaaaaaaaggacaaaaaggcTGAATTGGGCGCTTTATATGGAGGCATTTAGCTGTCCTGATCTCCCTACAGAAGTAGTGCTTTGTTGCCTGTAAATGCTTGTGTGAAAGGAGATTGTCAAATCATGTTGTCCTTGAAAGTGAGACTTGTGTAAGAGCTGGTTTTTACTGGGACAGCTTGAGAAAATGGAATACCATGATTACatgtctgctttctttttggGTAGTTTTAGAGTACAAGGACTTAAAAGATTAACTTGTTTTCAACAGGTAACAAAATAGACTTGGAAAAAGAGAGACATGTTTCAGtgcaagaagcagaaatgtaaGTCACACCTATTACTGACAGAAACAGTCATTGCAGAATTATGCTGGAGTAAGAAACTCGTGATGCTGTTAACATCACAGCCAGCTAGGCACTGCTGGCTTATGCTTGCCAGTTGTTGAGTGTTCTGTTAGTATCTGAGTCACAGGGTATCCTGGCTGACCAAACTGTAGCTTGGGAGTTGTTTGTGATTAAAGTCAACATTTGCAGTTTAAGTCCATTTCTGGACAtgaaattttcttaatttcattcGTGTTGCATCAGTCCTGGCagaactccttttttttttttttttttgtattaaataagTATGTGTAGATTAACTCTGAAGccagaataaaacctcttgTGATCATTTTATGCCTTCATGTAAAGTAGCTTAGAAAGATAGTCTTTTACTACAATGAGGCTCCATATCTGCATTTCTACAGGTATGCTGAATCTGTTGGAGCAAAACATTATCATACGTCAGCTAAACAGAACAAAGGAATTGAAGAACTCTTTCTTGACCTTTGCAAAAGTAAGTATGATGTGGTTTGTTGGTAAGGAGCtaatgcataaaataaatgcttcaggcttcagaaatgcttttcaggCCCATATAGAAAAGCTTTAGTGTACAGTACTACTTAGAACTGACTTCATTTCAGTCTACTTAAAGCCACTTGTATTCTGTAGCAGCTCTGGAAGCCTGATGTATGGATGCTTACAATATTGCAAATTCATGCTGTACTCCGAAAATGTCTTGGTCATTTGTTGGGGTACTGACTGCTGTTCCACTTATCACACATAAGTAGTAACCCAGATTAAACTTCATGTTGCTGCTCTCACCACTGCTTGCTTCAGACCCTCTGTTTCAATCTCCTTCAAAAAATCTTCTTATGATACTTATTACAAATCATAAACTCAAAGCTTTAATGATGCAAATTTTACACAGAAATCTAAACAAATTGTAAAGATCATGGTATGTGGGATGAAAATCCAACACAAACAAATCATCCTATTAATTGTATTTCTGTGATAAAAGAATTTAAGGAAAAGgtcttctgcatttctgaataAGTAgttggttggggttttggggaggaTTTTTTTGGAGGGTGGTGTTTCTTGTTTAtttggttgggatttttaaCGGTATTAATGATATGGGTGGGTAAATCTAGCTTTTGAAGTTGCTAACTCCAGGACACCTGGGGATCTCTACAATCTCCCGTAGTTACCAGGAGCCACTGTATGTTGGGTACTTTAGAAAAAAGATTTAATATGTTCTTGCAGCTATGCCATGTGATACCTGAGTACTTAGTTCTGCATAACAAATAGGAGAACCACTCTTGCTGAACTTTTGTCTCTGGGCATATAGCTCAGATTGATTAAGATAGCGGAGTCtcaatgtaaaaataaagtgGAATGTCATCtaatacatttctttctttacagGAATGATAGAAACTGCTCAAGTGGATGAAAGAGCAAGAGGCAATGGCTCCAGTCAGTCAGGAATAGCAAGGCGAGGTGTACAGATCATTGATGATGAGCCACAAGTGCAGAGCAGTGGAGGGTGCTGTTCTTCTGGATAATTATAAAACTGTGCATCACTGCCCTCTCAATATGAAGACTGCCATATTCCAAGTCACACATTCTTTACCAATGGAGTAATAGAAttaacagtatttaaaaataatcacatgTAACACTGCAGAGACCTTAAGTGCTAAACTAGTGGCATCTGTGACCAGAGAATTGGCGTTTTCTACAGTGGTTAACAAAGCAATTACCAATGGcctttttacatatttttctttaatgaggAATAATATGCATGTAGAAAAGACCTACTTAAAGGCTTcatttatattcttttaaatCAGATCATTATTTAATAACTTATATACATTGTTGTTGGAATGGTATACGTTTTTGCAGCTCTTTGTATTTTGTGGTAGATGGAATTGTATCACTTCTAAAAtgcaaattgatttttttttaaattagcagATAtctgaattaatatttttgcaggGCCTCCACAAGCCTATAACTCAACTACTTTGATATATTCTGTTCATCTGTATGCCAAGCTGATAAAATACATTGTaaattacatattaaatattttatctgcttttacAGTTGCAGAAATATGTACATCAGTCTTGTCAGTGATTGTGAAGTGAATAAGTCAGTGAAAGATGCAAGCTTTTCATGTGCACTGTTAAATTGCTCATTCTATTCCCCTAactgaaaacagctttattttgggTACATCCATAGCTACAGCAATTCTTTAATACATTTCTGGCAAGCAGCAGTATTTAGAGTATCCCCTTACTGGAAGAGAATGCTTCTGTAAACTGCTGTTTAACATTGAGGTGTTTGACTTACAGCTAAAACAGTTGGTGCATGCACATACCTTGCCTCTGCAGTTACTTTGTCCTCTCAGAAGATCCCCAGAAAGTCAAAGCAACTTTAGCCCTCATCTGTCTGGTAGCCAGTAAACCAGATGCATGGGAAACTCTTTAGCTGctttaatacttttatttccaaagacAGCATTATAAACTATccatgagaatatttttttttccctgcagggCTTGAGTGAACAATTAATTGGCATTATTAGCATTAACTGTAACTTCTAATTTGGAGTGATTAAATTCAAGATGGGAAACTTGCCAGATGTAGCTGTAAATTTGGGGATTCTAGGCAGAATTGAATTTATTCCCAACTTGTTATTTCTCCTGTAAAGTGTTTTGAAAAAGCCCATTTAAGTTTCTGGAGGaggcttttcagaaaaaatgtgtAAACTACTATCACAAAAGAACACAAATGGTGGTAGCTGaaacttcaaaatgttttgtgctCTGACTTTTTTTACGTAAGTTGTCATGCTTGGAAAAACAGTAAAGGTGATGTCTATGACAAAGTAGAATATCCTTGGCCTTCCTTTTTCTGAAAGGTAGATTTAGTATTGCATATGAATGCACTGAATGGTGTGGGTATGTTCTGATACACAAAAGAAGTAGTAGTAATGAATTAGTCTGTGTAAGAGAAGTGTGCTGTCTTCagtctgat encodes:
- the RAB21 gene encoding ras-related protein Rab-21, whose protein sequence is MAAGAGAAAGGRSFSFKVVLLGEGCVGKTSLVLRYCENKFNDKHITTLQASFLTKKLNIGGKRVNLAIWDTAGQERFHALGPIYYRDSNGAILVYDITDEDSFQKVKNWVKELRKMLGNEICLCIVGNKIDLEKERHVSVQEAEMYAESVGAKHYHTSAKQNKGIEELFLDLCKRMIETAQVDERARGNGSSQSGIARRGVQIIDDEPQVQSSGGCCSSG